A single Nicotiana tabacum cultivar K326 chromosome 5, ASM71507v2, whole genome shotgun sequence DNA region contains:
- the LOC107791673 gene encoding uncharacterized protein LOC107791673 → MIEIVYKDGEPKKSSKSVMMIRASESNLVKAPDSTKAMPLTVEGMTEKPSSLNSKPPMLVVKGLSKDIGARPESSKVVVPGISSKPVIVVKGAPITPIIIKPVTQLPVMDVKAIPWNYKQVIVTYKGKEIEEEVNETGGLTRSGRCFTPEELRKAKPFKDSQMPVKKLVTEEEAEEFLKKMKVQDYSIVEQLKKTPAQISLLSLLIHSDEHRRVLMKILNKAHVPDKITVNHLEKIAGKIFEANRITFSDDELPMEGTEHNRALYLTVKCEDSIVSRVLVDNGYSANICPLSTLQKLKIGTERIHLNSVCVRGFDGGGKDSIGDIMLELSIGPVEFTMEFQVLDVAVSYNLLLGRLWIHAAKAVPSSLHQMVKFEWDRQEIVVHGDEDLSACNDTIVPFIEDEDDKGPWVY, encoded by the coding sequence atgattgaaatagtttACAAGGACGGGGAGCCCAAAAAGTCTTCTAagtccgtcatgatgattcgggccagTGAAAGCAATTTGGTTAAAGCTCCAGACTCTACCAAAGCAATGCCCTTGACAGTTGAAGGGATGACAGAAAAGCCGAGCTCACTCAATTCAAAACCACCAATGTTGGTTGTGAAAGGGCTGTCGAAAGATATCGGGGCAAGGCCGGAAAGTTCaaaagtggtagtaccagggaTTTCAAGTAAGCCTGTCATAGTTGTGAAAGGGGCTCCTATTACCCCTATCATCATTAAACCAGTAACCCAGCTGCCGGTGATGGATGTCAAGGCTATTCCGTGGAACTATAAACAAGTGatagtgacatacaaaggaaaagaaatagaggaagaagttaatgaaactggaggattgactcgttctgggagatgtttCACCCCAGAAGAATTAAGGAAAGCCAAGCCATTCAAGGATAGCCAAATGCCAGTAAAGAAATTGGTCACCgaggaagaggctgaggagttcctgaaaaagatgaaagtgcaggattattccattgtggagcagttaaagaaaacaccagctcagatttctcttttgtctttgttgatacattcagatgaacatcgcagggtcttgatgaagattttgaataaggcacatgttcctgataagatcacagtgaaccacttggaaaagatagctggCAAGATCTTCGAAGCAAATAGGATCACTTTCTCGGACGATGAACTTCCcatggagggtacagaacataaccgagctctttatctcacggTGAAGTGTGAAGATTCTATTGTCTCAAGGGTTTTGGTTGATAATGGATATAGTGCGAATATTTGTCCCCTGTCTACTCTGCAGAAACTGAAGATTGGCACCGAAAGAATCCACTTGAACAGTGTGTGTGTTCGAGGCTTTGATGGGGGAGGTAAAGATTCTATTGGAGATATAATGCTCGAATTGTCAATAGGGCCTGTtgagtttaccatggagttccaagtGTTAGATGTGGCTGTCtcctacaatctgttgttgggcaGGCTCTGGATACATGCTGCTAAGGCAGTCCCATCTTCTctgcaccaaatggtgaagtttgaatgggacaggcaggaaatagttgtgcacggtgacGAGGACTTGTCAGCTTGTAATGACACAATTGTTCCGTTCATCGAAgatgaagatgataagggaccttgGGTCTATTAG